The DNA segment ATCATCCGCAACCCGCCCCACGACGCCAGTTTGGAGGACCTGCTCGCGGCGCAGTGCCACATGGGCCATCATGTCTCGAGGTGGAACCCGGCCAACTCGAGATACATTTATGGTGAGAGGTCGGATATTCACATCATCAGCCTGGAGCAGACGGCGGCGCacttgaggagggcggcgagggtggtggaggaggtggcgtaTCATGGGGGGTTGATTCTGTTTGTGGGGAACAGGAAGGGGCAGATGCCGATTgtgacgaggatggcggagCTGGCGGGGGCGTGTCACCTTTTTCAGAAGTGGACGCCGGGGTGTATCACGAACAAGGATGTGTTGTTGCAAGGGGGGCAGCTCAAGATTGTGGATGAGAGGGatagggagttggaggggtttgaggagCATTTGAGGGATTGCAGGCCGGTGACGCCGGATTTGGTGGTTTGCTTGAACCCGTTGGAGAATTATGCGTTGCTGAGGGAGTGTGCGCTGGCTACGGTGCCGACGGTGGGGGTGATTGACACGGATGCTGATCCGAGCTGGGTTACATATCAGATTCCGGCGAATGACGATAGGTGAGTTTTCCTTGAatgagggagatggatgggttgcTAATGATTGGAGAATAGTTTGCGATCTGTGGCTCTTATTGCGGGTGTTTTGGGGCGGGCTGGTGAGAGGGGGCAGCAGAGGAGGCTGGCGGATGCTGAGCAGGGGGTTGTGAAGTGGCAGACGCCCAAGGATGTGTTTAGTTTTATCGGCAAGGTGAACGCCAAGATCAGGAGGGAAGCCGAGGAAAAACAGGAGAACATGCAGAAGGAGACGGGAGGGCTGAAGCCGGCTGATTTGATgacggaggatgaggttATCGCTGAAATGTTTGGTCAGGGGGCTGTTCCGTCCAAATACTAGTGGGCGAGTGTCCCTTTTCTGTATCAAAATTCAAGATGAATGTGTATTTTAGAGGCTTTTGTATGTACATGTAAATTAGGAACAAAATTGGTACACTTGCTGAAAGACAACAAAATAACAGCTCCTCAGGAGGCGTGATGTCAACAAATCACTGTCGATAatgattgttgttgttgatattgTCCTGGCAGCTGTTCGTCTCATCACGCCGGGCTGTCAGCTGCCACCAGCCAAGACTATGACTaaggccccctcccccccaatgCGGCCCGAAATCTTCGCAGCATCCCCTTTCCAGCGAATTTCCCCTCACCAGGCACAAATCATCACCACGCACATTTCAGCACAGCAGACACGTTCCCGTCACGTCACAGCCAACACCCTGTCGCCGCACTTCGGTCGTTCTCGTCACGCCACACCGGCATTCCCCCGTTGATTGGGCACGAACCGGCCCGACATCCAGGAACACACCCACCCGTCCCTGAGTCGTGCTGTTCAGGTACCCCTCCAAACACTCTCTTCTGCTTTCCAGGTACGGGTGTTTCAACTTTTGGGGAATCTAGgtaggagaaggaggaggaggagaaccGTTGtaggaagagaagaggaagacaaTACAAGATGCATTTCTCACCATAACCATTCACATCTTATCCAGAAGTACCTCAACAGACGAACAGGATGCTAATAACTCACATCTGACCCGGCACAGACGGACGCTGCATTGAACACCGTCCGGACCGAACATAGCCTGCCAAGAAGCAATGCCGGCCATTCTGGAGGACCCAGCCGCCTCGACCATCTATCGTATCTCGGGCGACCCTCCGTATCCGGATCCCGCGAAGCCTTCGGTCCCGGCCTCTATTGTCCCTCGCCATGTGACGCTTAGAGACCGGCAGACCGAGGCCACCGTCATTCCGTTTGCATCCCGGGATGAGGTACCCGAGTCATTGCTGCGCTATCTCAGCGACCAGTTCAGCAAAGAGATCGAGGGCGGTGATACCTACCCCATGATGGAGCCCATGTCGTTTGACAAGTTTGCTGCCTACTGGTTCCAGAACTTTGCCGGTATCATGCTGCTGGGCAACATTGAAAGCGCTGCCGATGTGATCGAGGGTAAAGACTGGTCGAAGGAGTGCCTTGGCACTTTCTACATCAAGCCCAACTACCCCGGCCGCAGCAGCCACATCTGCAACGCGGGCTTCATCGTCACTGATGCCTCCCGCAACCGCGGTGTTGGTCGGCTGATGGGCGAGACGTACCTCGAGTGGGCTCCCCAACTGGGCTACAAGTACTCCGTCTTCAACCTCGTCTACGAGACCAACGTGGCCTCGTGCAAGATTTGGGACGCCCTCGGCTTCAAGCGGATCGGCCGGGTCAAGGGCGCCGGCAACCTCAAGAGCCACCCGGACCGGCTGGTGGACGCCATCATCTACGGGCGCGACCTGGGCGACGCGGCGGGCGGCGCGGGCAACGAGGAACTTGTGAGTGAAGAGCGTTTCGACAAGATCAAGTTTTACCTCAAATACGGCCGCTATCCGAACGGCGCTGACCGAGCCGAGAAAAGCAGACTCCGTAGCGCGGCGACACACTACAAGCTCCTGGAGGGCGACGTCTTGATGCTCAAGGATAAAGAGGTCATCTCGGACCCGCAGCGGCAGTACGAGATTGCGAGGATGGTGCACAACCAGGCCCACGCCGGCATCAACAAGACGACGGCGACCATTGCGGAGCGGTACCACTGGAGCCGGATCAAGGAGACGGTGTCGGATGTAATTAGGAACTGTACAGAATGCAAAGAGCTGGggaagccatcatcatcatcatcagctgctgctgccgctgccgctgccgctgccgctgcttcACAGTCTTCGCAAACAACAGCTGCCCAACCCTCACCTGCTCTTGCCGCCGTCAACGGCGTAAAACGACCCAGTTCTGTAACACTACCTGGAGCCCCCAATCCTAAACGGTCCTCTCCCAGTCCCACTGCTACAGCTGTCGTCGTGGCCGCcccgtcttcttcctcaacaacaacactacagcagcagccaaggcCACCAATACCCGACCCGCCCCACTTGGGGCCGTTTACCGTGCcaaggcaacaacaacaacctcacccaccaccgcagTATACCGATCCGACGACGATATCGCTTTTATCATCAGCCAGTCACAGTCACGGAATCGACACGGGTTCGGGtcctggtgttgatgcggcCATGGGGGGGCCTGGGCATCATgatgcccaccaccaccaccaccatccacatCACCATGTGCAAGTGACGGATGTGTACCAGCCTATTGATCCGCAGATTATACAATCTTCTttgcaccatcatcaccatcatcatcatcatcatcagcagcagcagcatcacgATGACGGTTTGGTGCACCCGGGGTATTTGTTAGGGGATGTGCACCacccgcatcatcatcatcaggaGCCTGATGAGACGGATGCGTTTCAGGCGTTGATTAACGCTGgggcggaagaggaggaggtggaggaggaagaggttgtgggcaggaggatgagggaggaggtggaggaggcggtggataGGGATTTGGAGATGTTGATTGAGGAGccggttgaggaggaggatgaaggaaaggtgagaggggggaaggaggaggggagtttGAGTCCTAAGGGGGAGGTGCCAGCTACGCCTGTGCCGACCGAGGtcggggatgagggggggagggttgggtaGAGTGAAGGCGGACGGGGTGGGTAAATATGTTGGACTTTGTTAACATAGCaacaaaaagggggttggcggttggGAAAATAGAGTTTTGGGGATTCAGGGGGGCGGTTAACTACTTGTGATTTTTTGGCTACGGATATTTTCACGCGATGATTAACTTAACATTTTGTAATAGAGTTTATTTCATGAATTATGTTGTGTTGCTTCGCTGGGGGTATCTTGCTCATGGTGGTTGGATATGGAAGAGATGGGGGTTGATTGGCGGGTTCCAAACTCAGCCTCAAAGTCTTTCCCCAAGTCGTgtaccaccaacccaccatcctAACTACCTCTTTCACGCTAAAATGTTTCTCAATATTGTCTGTACACATGTTACAGACACTTCGTGGGAAAAGCGCAAATGTCTTGtaccacccaccatcccaactcCCTCTTCCACGCTAAAATTCTTCCAGATCGAGAGCATCGAGTACAGATAATCGAAATAAGAGCATCATCCTCG comes from the Podospora pseudocomata strain CBS 415.72m chromosome 5, whole genome shotgun sequence genome and includes:
- a CDS encoding hypothetical protein (BUSCO:EOG09263J7D; EggNog:ENOG503NV5T; COG:J), whose amino-acid sequence is MIIRNFGVRHGRQVLSVPPSAPSCLRLFSTQTTTTTTTATPVPGNQEAVEQLAALSATDAAREARLAGRRQQQEIAAIPRNFRKFIKYQKETEKLGSEVERRYLPDEIIRNPPHDASLEDLLAAQCHMGHHVSRWNPANSRYIYGERSDIHIISLEQTAAHLRRAARVVEEVAYHGGLILFVGNRKGQMPIVTRMAELAGACHLFQKWTPGCITNKDVLLQGGQLKIVDERDRELEGFEEHLRDCRPVTPDLVVCLNPLENYALLRECALATVPTVGVIDTDADPSWVTYQIPANDDSLRSVALIAGVLGRAGERGQQRRLADAEQGVVKWQTPKDVFSFIGKVNAKIRREAEEKQENMQKETGGLKPADLMTEDEVIAEMFGQGAVPSKY
- the SPT10 gene encoding Protein spt10 (EggNog:ENOG503NUXP; COG:K): MPAILEDPAASTIYRISGDPPYPDPAKPSVPASIVPRHVTLRDRQTEATVIPFASRDEVPESLLRYLSDQFSKEIEGGDTYPMMEPMSFDKFAAYWFQNFAGIMLLGNIESAADVIEGKDWSKECLGTFYIKPNYPGRSSHICNAGFIVTDASRNRGVGRLMGETYLEWAPQLGYKYSVFNLVYETNVASCKIWDALGFKRIGRVKGAGNLKSHPDRLVDAIIYGRDLGDAAGGAGNEELKSRLRSAATHYKLLEGDVLMLKDKEVISDPQRQYEIARMVHNQAHAGINKTTATIAERYHWSRIKETVSDVIRNCTECKELGKPSSSSSAAAASQSSQTTAAQPSPALAAVNGVKRPSSVTLPGAPNPKRSSPSPTATAVVVAAPSSSSTTTLQQQPRPPIPDPPHLGPFTVPRQQQQPHPPPQYTDPTTISLLSSASHSHGIDTGSGPGVDAAMGGPGHHDAHHHHHHPHHHVQVTDVYQPIDPQIIQSSLHHHHHHHHHHQQQQHHDDGLVHPGYLLGDVHHPHHHHQEPDETDAFQALINAGAEEEEVEEEEVVGRRMREEVEEAVDRDLEMLIEEPVEEEDEGKVRGGKEEGSLSPKGEVPATPVPTEVGDEGGRVG